From Agromyces sp. SYSU T00194, a single genomic window includes:
- a CDS encoding adenosine deaminase — protein MNTTSPEYRLEGGGADIRALPKVSLHDHLDGGLRPQTIIELADDIELELPSTDATELGDWFATQANSGSLVEYLKTFDVTTAVMQTREGLTRVAREFVQDLAADGVVHGEIRWAPEQHLARGLSLDDTVEAVQEGIEAGIDDARRGGRQIGIGQLVTAMRHADRALEIAELAVRHRERGVVGFDIAGAEAGFPASRHRTAFDYLAGQFLPVTVHAGEADGLESIRGALVDGRALRLGHGVRLAEDVTIERQDDENTYVTLGRLAQWVRDREIALETSPSSNLQTGAIAAWGDELVDHPFDLLYQLGFRVTVNTDNRLMSATTLTRELALLADTFGYDLGDLETFQLHAAAAAFLPLDERDALAERIVAGFAA, from the coding sequence GTGAACACGACATCGCCGGAGTACCGGCTCGAAGGCGGCGGAGCCGACATCCGGGCCCTGCCGAAGGTCTCGCTGCACGACCACCTCGACGGCGGACTGCGCCCGCAGACCATCATCGAGCTGGCCGACGACATCGAGCTCGAGCTGCCGAGCACGGACGCGACCGAGCTGGGCGACTGGTTCGCCACGCAGGCGAACTCGGGCTCGCTGGTCGAGTACCTGAAGACCTTCGACGTCACCACCGCCGTCATGCAGACCCGCGAGGGCCTGACGCGCGTCGCGCGCGAGTTCGTGCAGGACCTCGCCGCCGACGGCGTCGTGCACGGGGAGATCCGCTGGGCGCCCGAGCAGCACCTGGCGCGCGGCCTGAGCCTCGACGACACGGTCGAAGCCGTGCAGGAGGGCATCGAGGCGGGTATCGACGACGCGCGCCGCGGCGGCCGGCAGATCGGCATCGGCCAGCTCGTGACCGCGATGCGCCATGCAGACCGGGCCCTCGAGATCGCCGAGCTGGCGGTGCGCCATCGCGAGCGCGGCGTCGTCGGGTTCGACATCGCCGGCGCCGAGGCCGGGTTCCCGGCGAGCCGGCACCGCACCGCGTTCGACTACCTGGCCGGGCAGTTCCTGCCGGTCACGGTGCACGCGGGCGAGGCCGACGGCCTCGAGTCCATCCGCGGCGCCCTGGTCGACGGACGTGCACTGCGCCTCGGCCACGGCGTGCGCCTGGCCGAGGACGTGACGATCGAGCGACAGGACGACGAGAACACCTACGTCACGCTCGGCCGGCTCGCCCAGTGGGTGCGCGACCGCGAGATCGCGCTCGAGACGAGCCCGTCGTCGAACCTCCAGACCGGCGCGATCGCCGCATGGGGCGACGAACTCGTCGACCACCCCTTCGACCTCCTCTACCAGCTCGGGTTCCGCGTCACCGTGAACACCGACAACCGCCTGATGAGCGCCACGACGCTGACCCGCGAGCTCGCCCTCCTCGCCGACACCTTCGGGTACGACCTCGGCGACCTCGAGACGTTCCAGCTGCACGCCGCCGCCGCCGCGTTCCTGCCGCTCGACGAGCGGGACGCGCTCGCCGAGCGCATCGTCGCCGGGTTCGCGGCCTGA
- a CDS encoding ABC transporter permease — translation MTTTAPAPASATPEAQHRVAVVSWKVPIAFAVFTVLLAVLYALAPREGDTTFRLAVGSDMFALPDLVLPATATAWVTVVIMALATGSSAWLSRQRRKTPLWLVIVYTIAVLVGFLAWAAAGGTVPMVGLLGGALGLAVPIIFGALGGVIGERVGVVNIAIEGQLLAGAFSAAVVGSITGVPIAGLVAAMVAGMLVALVLSVFAITYYVNQVIVGVVLNVLVIGVTSFMFSQVLVPNAQLLNSPTRFQNLPIPILGEIPLIGPILFRQTIVVYIMYIAVFLVWWGMFRTKWGLRLRAVGEHPQAADTVGIKVAATRYWNMLLAGAIAGIGGSFFTLVSVPAFNREMTAGAGFIALAAVIFGKWDPIRATLAALLFGFASNLQGILGVLGSPVPSQFMLMLPYLVTIFAVAGLVGRSRPPAASGIPYEKQ, via the coding sequence GTGACCACCACCGCTCCCGCACCCGCCTCGGCGACTCCCGAGGCGCAGCACCGCGTCGCGGTCGTCAGCTGGAAGGTGCCGATCGCGTTCGCCGTCTTCACCGTGCTCCTGGCGGTGCTCTACGCGCTCGCCCCGCGCGAGGGCGACACGACCTTCCGCCTGGCCGTGGGGTCGGACATGTTCGCGCTGCCCGACCTCGTGCTGCCGGCCACCGCGACGGCCTGGGTCACGGTCGTGATCATGGCGCTCGCGACCGGTTCCAGCGCGTGGCTGTCCCGGCAGCGGCGGAAGACCCCGCTCTGGCTGGTCATCGTCTACACGATAGCCGTGCTGGTCGGCTTCCTCGCGTGGGCCGCCGCCGGCGGCACGGTGCCGATGGTCGGCCTCCTCGGCGGCGCGCTCGGCCTCGCGGTCCCGATCATCTTCGGCGCCCTCGGCGGCGTGATCGGCGAGCGCGTGGGCGTCGTGAACATCGCGATCGAGGGGCAACTGCTCGCCGGTGCCTTCTCGGCGGCCGTCGTCGGCTCCATCACCGGGGTCCCGATCGCCGGGCTGGTCGCTGCGATGGTCGCGGGCATGCTCGTCGCGCTCGTGCTGAGCGTGTTCGCGATCACCTACTACGTCAACCAGGTCATCGTCGGCGTGGTGCTGAACGTCCTGGTCATCGGCGTGACCAGCTTCATGTTCTCCCAGGTGCTGGTGCCGAACGCGCAACTGCTCAACTCGCCGACGCGCTTCCAGAACCTGCCGATCCCCATCCTCGGCGAGATCCCGCTGATCGGTCCGATCCTCTTCCGGCAGACCATCGTCGTGTACATCATGTACATCGCCGTGTTCCTGGTCTGGTGGGGCATGTTCCGCACCAAGTGGGGCCTGCGCCTGCGCGCAGTTGGCGAGCACCCGCAGGCGGCCGACACCGTCGGCATCAAGGTGGCCGCGACCCGGTACTGGAACATGCTGCTCGCCGGCGCGATCGCCGGCATCGGCGGCAGCTTCTTCACGCTCGTCTCGGTGCCCGCGTTCAACCGCGAGATGACGGCCGGTGCCGGCTTCATCGCCCTGGCGGCGGTCATCTTCGGCAAGTGGGACCCGATCCGGGCGACCCTCGCGGCGCTGTTGTTCGGCTTCGCCTCGAACCTCCAGGGCATCCTCGGCGTCCTCGGCTCGCCGGTGCCCAGCCAGTTCATGCTGATGCTGCCGTACCTCGTGACCATCTTCGCGGTCGCGGGCCTGGTCGGGCGATCGCGTCCGCCCGCCGCATCCGGCATCCCCTACGAGAAGCAGTGA
- a CDS encoding PTS sugar transporter subunit IIB: MRIVTVCGVGIGTSAILKANAERALDRLMLEADVTASDVDGVAVAAEDAQVILTSPELEARVREETAGIHAEIVVVRNYFDVDEIASLLESSIG; the protein is encoded by the coding sequence ATGAGGATCGTCACGGTCTGCGGCGTCGGGATCGGCACCTCGGCGATCCTGAAGGCCAATGCCGAGCGTGCACTCGACCGCCTCATGCTCGAGGCGGACGTGACGGCGAGCGACGTCGACGGCGTCGCGGTGGCCGCGGAGGATGCGCAGGTGATCCTCACGTCGCCCGAGCTGGAGGCGCGCGTGCGCGAGGAGACGGCCGGCATCCACGCCGAGATCGTCGTCGTGCGGAACTACTTCGACGTGGACGAGATCGCGTCGTTGCTGGAGTCGTCGATCGGCTGA
- a CDS encoding ABC transporter permease, with product MSTAKSPETELPPPSADDPHAPPGVDRWQSAWRNVVTGNALISVLSVLLAIIAGSIMIAFTDEQVQEAATYFFSRPSDTIEAIWNAVWGAYTALFQGAVYNFRADSFVTAIRPLTESLNFATPLIVAGLGVGLAFRAGMFNIGGQGQMLMAAAAAGWVGFSLDSPWPIQMIIAVFAGLAAGAVWGGIVGVLKARTGAHEVIVTIMLNYVAFYLLSYMLSTQGLLQAPGSNNPKTPPMDPGAIFPEILGPRFNLHLGFLLSLAAVAFVWWLLNRSSLGFRFRAVGENPAAAKVAGINVGFVYITVMAIAGALVGLAGVDQVLGTTTSGFSVGIDAGIGFDAITVALLGRSTPLGILAAGILFGAFKAGGFAMQASQGVPIEIVLVVQSLIVLFIAAPPLVRAIFRLPQPGQPTRKERKAKQARAAADTGSTTKGVDQ from the coding sequence ATGAGCACGGCCAAGAGCCCCGAGACCGAGCTCCCGCCCCCGTCGGCGGACGACCCCCACGCGCCGCCCGGCGTCGACCGGTGGCAGAGCGCCTGGCGCAACGTCGTCACCGGCAACGCCCTGATCTCGGTGCTGTCGGTGCTGCTGGCGATCATCGCCGGGTCGATCATGATCGCCTTCACCGACGAGCAGGTGCAGGAGGCCGCGACCTACTTCTTCTCGCGTCCCTCCGACACGATCGAGGCGATCTGGAACGCCGTCTGGGGTGCCTACACCGCGCTCTTCCAGGGTGCCGTGTACAACTTCCGCGCCGACTCGTTCGTCACCGCGATCCGGCCGCTCACCGAGTCGCTGAACTTCGCCACGCCGCTCATCGTCGCCGGCCTCGGCGTCGGGCTGGCGTTCCGCGCCGGCATGTTCAACATCGGCGGGCAGGGGCAGATGCTCATGGCCGCGGCGGCAGCGGGCTGGGTGGGCTTCAGCCTCGACTCGCCCTGGCCGATCCAGATGATCATCGCGGTGTTCGCGGGCCTCGCCGCCGGCGCGGTCTGGGGCGGCATCGTCGGCGTGCTCAAGGCGCGCACCGGCGCGCACGAGGTGATCGTCACGATCATGCTCAACTACGTCGCGTTCTACCTGCTGTCGTACATGCTCTCGACCCAGGGCCTGTTGCAGGCACCCGGGTCGAACAACCCGAAGACCCCGCCGATGGACCCCGGGGCGATCTTCCCCGAGATCCTGGGGCCCCGCTTCAACCTGCACCTGGGCTTCCTGCTGTCGCTCGCCGCCGTCGCATTCGTGTGGTGGCTGCTGAACCGCTCGAGCCTCGGCTTCCGGTTCCGCGCGGTCGGCGAGAACCCCGCCGCGGCGAAGGTGGCCGGCATCAACGTGGGATTCGTGTACATCACCGTGATGGCCATCGCCGGTGCGCTGGTCGGCCTCGCCGGCGTCGACCAGGTGCTCGGCACCACGACCAGCGGCTTCAGCGTCGGCATCGACGCCGGCATCGGCTTCGACGCGATCACCGTCGCCCTGCTCGGGCGCTCGACCCCGCTCGGCATCCTCGCGGCGGGCATCCTCTTCGGCGCGTTCAAGGCGGGCGGGTTCGCGATGCAGGCCTCCCAGGGCGTGCCGATCGAGATCGTGCTGGTCGTCCAGTCGCTCATCGTGCTCTTCATCGCGGCGCCCCCGCTGGTGCGCGCGATCTTCCGCCTGCCGCAGCCGGGTCAGCCGACCCGGAAGGAGCGGAAGGCCAAGCAGGCCCGCGCAGCCGCCGATACCGGCTCCACGACGAAGGGGGTGGACCAGTGA
- a CDS encoding PTS sugar transporter subunit IIA gives MPLPPLPDSAIALAVDAADWRAAVRAAGAALAASGSTTAAYADRMVDVIEEYGAYVVVAPGLALAHARPGPEVLAEGISVVTLAHPVAFGHAHNDPVQVVVGLAVRNAEAHVASVAELANVFNDDAIVAAIARADEPGEIRALLGAPEGDAR, from the coding sequence ATGCCCCTTCCCCCACTTCCCGACAGCGCCATCGCCCTCGCGGTCGATGCGGCGGACTGGCGCGCCGCGGTGCGGGCGGCCGGCGCGGCGCTCGCCGCCTCGGGATCGACGACCGCCGCCTACGCCGACCGCATGGTCGACGTCATCGAGGAGTACGGCGCATACGTCGTCGTCGCGCCGGGTCTCGCCCTCGCGCACGCCCGGCCCGGCCCCGAGGTGCTCGCAGAGGGCATCAGCGTCGTCACGCTCGCCCACCCGGTCGCGTTCGGCCACGCCCACAACGACCCGGTGCAGGTCGTGGTCGGCCTCGCCGTGCGCAACGCGGAGGCCCACGTGGCATCCGTCGCCGAACTGGCGAACGTGTTCAACGACGACGCCATCGTGGCCGCCATCGCCCGTGCAGACGAGCCCGGCGAGATCCGTGCACTGCTCGGCGCGCCGGAGGGCGACGCGCGATGA
- a CDS encoding NAD(P)H-quinone dehydrogenase, translating into MAYEFERTQRIAVLGGGPGGYEAALTAAQLGAEVTLVERVGVGGSAVLTDVVPSKSLIATAEASNAVKEAADLGVQFYARGESGKPIRPEVAINLSAVNKRLLGLARQQSEDMRANLLDAGVRIVQGEGRLDGRDAVTVSTAPGDEGTDFDRIEADTIVVSVGASPRVLPSAVPDGERILTWTQLYQLQTIPKHLIVVGSGVTGAEFASAYRALGAEVTLISSRDQVLPGEDADAAAVIEKVFKRNGMHVMNKSRAESVVLAGDGVVATLTDGRTVEGSHCLMAVGSIPNTKDIGLAEAGVQLTTSGHIRVNRVARTSIPNIYAAGDCTTFPPLASVASMQGRTAIFHAMGDIVNPPEERNITSNIFTQPEIATVGWNQKQIDDGIAQGVIYKLPLASNPRAKMMGIRDGFVKLFARTGSGTVIGGVIVAPKASELILPLTIAVEQRLTVDEVAEAFPVYPSLSGSLTDAARALHIVQ; encoded by the coding sequence ATGGCCTACGAGTTCGAGCGCACCCAGCGGATCGCAGTGCTCGGGGGTGGGCCCGGCGGGTACGAGGCCGCGCTCACGGCAGCCCAGCTCGGGGCGGAGGTCACGCTCGTCGAGCGCGTCGGCGTCGGCGGCTCGGCCGTGCTCACCGACGTGGTGCCCTCGAAGTCGCTCATCGCGACCGCCGAGGCGTCGAACGCGGTCAAGGAGGCGGCCGACCTCGGCGTGCAGTTCTACGCGCGCGGCGAGTCGGGCAAGCCGATCCGGCCCGAGGTCGCCATCAACCTGTCGGCCGTGAACAAGCGGCTGCTCGGGCTCGCGCGGCAGCAGTCGGAGGACATGCGCGCCAACCTGCTCGACGCGGGCGTGCGCATCGTGCAGGGCGAGGGCCGCCTCGACGGGCGCGACGCCGTCACCGTGTCGACCGCTCCGGGCGACGAGGGCACCGACTTCGACCGCATCGAGGCCGACACGATCGTCGTCTCGGTCGGGGCGAGCCCGCGCGTGCTGCCGTCGGCGGTGCCCGACGGCGAACGCATCCTCACCTGGACCCAGCTCTACCAGCTGCAGACCATCCCCAAGCACCTGATCGTCGTCGGATCCGGCGTCACCGGTGCCGAGTTCGCGTCGGCGTACCGGGCGCTCGGCGCCGAGGTCACGCTCATCTCGAGCCGCGATCAGGTGCTCCCCGGCGAGGACGCCGACGCCGCCGCCGTCATCGAGAAGGTCTTCAAGCGCAACGGCATGCACGTGATGAACAAGTCGCGCGCCGAGTCGGTCGTGCTGGCCGGCGACGGGGTCGTGGCCACGCTGACCGACGGACGCACCGTCGAGGGGTCGCACTGCCTGATGGCGGTCGGCTCGATCCCGAACACGAAGGACATCGGGCTGGCCGAGGCCGGGGTGCAGCTCACCACGAGCGGCCACATCCGCGTGAACCGCGTGGCGCGCACCTCGATCCCGAACATCTACGCAGCCGGCGACTGCACGACCTTCCCGCCGCTCGCGTCGGTCGCGTCGATGCAGGGGCGCACGGCGATCTTCCACGCCATGGGCGACATCGTGAACCCGCCCGAGGAGCGCAACATCACCTCGAACATCTTCACGCAGCCCGAGATCGCGACCGTCGGCTGGAACCAGAAGCAGATCGACGACGGCATCGCCCAGGGCGTGATCTACAAGCTGCCGCTCGCGTCGAATCCGCGCGCGAAGATGATGGGCATCCGCGACGGCTTCGTGAAGCTGTTCGCGCGCACCGGCTCGGGCACCGTGATCGGCGGCGTCATCGTGGCGCCGAAGGCCTCCGAGCTCATCCTGCCGCTGACGATCGCGGTCGAGCAGCGCCTGACGGTCGACGAGGTGGCCGAGGCGTTCCCCGTCTACCCGTCGCTCTCGGGCTCGCTCACCGACGCCGCGCGCGCCCTGCACATCGTGCAGTAG
- a CDS encoding purine-nucleoside phosphorylase, with the protein MHAPNPLDDPAADPFEVARTAAAQIAEATGVDRHDIALTLGSGWGKAADLIGETTHTLPATDITGFGEPALEGHVGTLRSILLPSGKRALVIGARTHYYEGHGVRRVVHSVRTAAATGASVMILTNGAGSIHEDWPPGTPVLIRDHLNLTADSPLEGATFVDLTDLYAQRLRDLAHTVDPGLHEGVYTQFRGPHYETPAEVQMAKTIGGDIVGMSTALEAIAARQAGMEILGMSLITNLAAGIQATPLSHEEVIEAGRAAGSVISSLLARIVAEL; encoded by the coding sequence ATGCACGCACCGAATCCGCTCGACGACCCCGCAGCCGACCCGTTCGAGGTCGCCCGCACCGCCGCCGCACAGATCGCGGAGGCGACCGGCGTCGACCGGCACGACATCGCGCTGACCCTCGGCAGCGGCTGGGGCAAGGCCGCCGACCTCATCGGCGAGACGACCCACACGCTTCCGGCGACCGACATCACGGGCTTCGGCGAGCCCGCCCTGGAGGGACACGTCGGCACGCTGCGCTCGATCCTCCTGCCGAGCGGGAAGCGCGCGCTCGTGATCGGCGCGCGCACGCACTACTACGAGGGGCACGGCGTGCGCCGCGTGGTGCACTCGGTGCGCACGGCCGCCGCCACCGGGGCATCCGTCATGATCCTCACCAACGGCGCCGGCAGCATCCACGAGGACTGGCCCCCGGGCACGCCGGTGCTGATCCGCGACCACCTCAACCTCACTGCCGACTCGCCCCTCGAGGGCGCCACCTTCGTCGACCTCACGGACCTCTACGCACAGCGCCTGCGCGACCTCGCGCACACGGTCGACCCCGGCCTCCACGAGGGCGTCTACACCCAGTTCCGCGGGCCGCACTACGAGACGCCGGCCGAGGTGCAGATGGCGAAGACCATCGGCGGCGACATCGTGGGCATGTCCACGGCGCTCGAGGCGATCGCCGCCCGGCAGGCGGGCATGGAGATCCTCGGCATGTCGCTCATCACGAACCTCGCCGCGGGCATCCAGGCCACGCCGCTCAGCCACGAGGAGGTGATCGAGGCCGGTCGCGCTGCCGGATCGGTCATCTCGTCGCTGCTGGCCCGGATCGTCGCGGAGCTGTAG
- a CDS encoding cytidine deaminase: protein MTLPDAATVDWAALRQAASAAMAKAYVPYSRFPVGAAAIADDGRIVSGCNIENASYGVTLCAECSLVSELVMTGGGRLTAFACVDGNGAVLMPCGRCRQLLYEHSVEGMLLDTVSGIRTIDEVLPDAFGPRQLDEYRAAAEG, encoded by the coding sequence ATGACGCTCCCCGATGCCGCGACCGTCGACTGGGCGGCGCTGCGCCAGGCCGCATCCGCCGCGATGGCCAAGGCCTACGTGCCGTACTCCCGCTTCCCGGTCGGCGCGGCGGCGATCGCCGACGACGGCCGCATCGTCAGCGGCTGCAACATCGAGAACGCCTCCTACGGGGTCACCCTGTGCGCCGAGTGCTCGCTCGTCTCCGAGCTGGTCATGACCGGCGGCGGGCGGCTCACCGCGTTCGCGTGCGTCGACGGCAACGGCGCGGTGCTGATGCCGTGCGGCCGCTGCCGGCAGCTGCTGTACGAGCACTCGGTCGAGGGGATGCTGCTCGACACCGTCTCGGGCATCCGCACGATCGACGAGGTGCTGCCCGACGCGTTCGGCCCACGGCAGCTCGACGAGTACCGCGCAGCCGCCGAGGGCTGA
- a CDS encoding thymidine phosphorylase encodes MASVEAFDAVDLIRTKRDGGELSGDQVAWLVDAYTRGYVADEQMSAMTMAIFLNGMSRGEIRDLTMAMIASGERMDFSGLGKPTTDKHSTGGVGDKITLPLMPLVATFGVAVPQLSGRGLGHTGGTLDKLESIPGWRATLSNDEIMAQLRDEGGVICAAGSGLAPADRKLYALRDITGTVEAIPLIASSIMSKKIAEGTGALVLDVKFGSGAFMQETERARELAQTMVELGADAGVATSALLTNMHVPLGRTIGNANEVRESVDVLAGGGPADVRELTVALAREMLALAGQDDVDVEAALDDGRAMDTWRRVIRAQGGDPDAPLPEAREHHVVTADRDGVLVEQQALPFGIAAWRLGAGRARKEDPVHHEAGVELHAKPGDPVRAGQPLFTLSADRPERFARALDAVEGAWRIGDPGDPVDDGGPLVLERITA; translated from the coding sequence GTGGCATCCGTCGAGGCGTTCGACGCCGTCGATCTCATCCGCACCAAGCGCGACGGCGGCGAGCTGTCGGGCGACCAGGTCGCCTGGCTCGTCGACGCGTACACCCGCGGCTACGTCGCCGACGAGCAGATGTCGGCGATGACGATGGCCATCTTCCTGAACGGCATGTCCCGCGGCGAGATCCGCGACCTGACGATGGCGATGATCGCCTCGGGGGAGCGGATGGACTTCTCCGGCCTCGGCAAGCCCACCACCGACAAGCACTCGACGGGCGGCGTCGGCGACAAGATCACGCTGCCGCTCATGCCCCTCGTCGCGACGTTCGGCGTCGCGGTGCCGCAGCTGTCGGGCCGCGGGCTCGGGCACACCGGCGGCACGCTCGACAAGCTCGAGTCGATCCCGGGCTGGCGCGCGACGCTCAGCAACGACGAGATCATGGCGCAGCTGCGCGACGAGGGCGGCGTCATCTGCGCCGCCGGGTCGGGCCTCGCGCCCGCCGACCGCAAGCTCTACGCGCTGCGCGACATCACCGGCACGGTCGAGGCCATCCCGCTCATCGCCTCGTCGATCATGTCGAAGAAGATCGCCGAGGGCACCGGTGCGCTCGTGCTCGACGTGAAGTTCGGCTCGGGCGCCTTCATGCAGGAGACCGAGCGCGCCCGCGAGCTCGCGCAGACCATGGTCGAGCTGGGGGCGGATGCGGGCGTCGCGACCTCCGCGCTGCTGACGAACATGCACGTGCCGCTCGGGCGCACCATCGGCAACGCGAACGAGGTGCGCGAATCGGTCGACGTGCTCGCCGGCGGCGGCCCCGCCGACGTGCGCGAGCTCACCGTCGCGCTGGCCCGCGAGATGCTCGCGCTGGCCGGGCAGGACGACGTCGACGTCGAGGCGGCGCTGGACGACGGCCGCGCGATGGACACCTGGCGGCGCGTGATCCGCGCGCAGGGCGGCGACCCCGACGCCCCGCTGCCCGAGGCGCGCGAGCACCACGTCGTGACGGCCGACCGCGACGGCGTGCTCGTCGAGCAGCAGGCGCTGCCGTTCGGCATCGCCGCCTGGCGCCTGGGTGCGGGACGCGCCCGCAAGGAGGACCCCGTGCACCACGAGGCCGGGGTCGAGCTGCACGCGAAGCCCGGCGACCCGGTGCGCGCCGGCCAGCCGCTGTTCACGCTCTCGGCCGACCGTCCCGAGCGGTTCGCCCGCGCGCTCGACGCGGTCGAGGGCGCGTGGCGCATCGGCGACCCCGGCGACCCGGTCGACGACGGCGGGCCCCTCGTGCTCGAGCGCATCACGGCCTGA
- a CDS encoding phospho-sugar mutase, whose translation MADIAEGLIARAEAWLDQDPDPETREELGALLERARAGDPDAERDLHDRFDSRLDFGTAGLRGEIAAGPNRMNRVLVSQAAAGLAAFLCEHAAEGETPSVVIGFDGRRNSRVFAEDSAAILAGAGVRAILLPRLLPTPVLAFAVRHLGTSAGVMVTASHNPPNDNGYKVYLGGDDHGSQIVSPTDREIAEHILAVAAGTQVPLLPRAEFETADESVVDAYVEATARVAVPPRAQPVAVYTAMHGVGWETTRRVLQRAGFDEPALVAEQIDPDPAFPTVAFPNPEEPGAMDLALAKGREVGADLVIANDPDADRLAVAIPDASADAGYRRLTGNEIGQLLGWRQAELAADGPGDGAPDGTLACSIVSSPALGVIAEAYGLDFRETLTGFKWISRAPDLVFGYEEALGYLVNPGTVRDKDGISAAVAFLSLAAELAAEGRTVADRLDEFADRFGAFASGQVSLRVTDLSRIGEIMSRLRADPPAAIGDVRVERIDDFSDGFGDLPPSDVLRIVLADGSRVMVRPSGTEPKLKAYLDASSASGDAAERRATAAARVAALDRGMRALIG comes from the coding sequence ATGGCCGACATCGCAGAGGGACTCATCGCCCGCGCCGAGGCGTGGCTCGACCAGGACCCCGACCCCGAGACCCGCGAGGAGCTCGGCGCACTGCTCGAGCGCGCGCGCGCCGGCGACCCCGATGCCGAACGCGACCTGCACGACCGGTTCGACTCGCGCCTCGACTTCGGCACCGCCGGGCTCCGGGGCGAGATCGCGGCCGGGCCGAACCGCATGAACCGGGTGCTCGTGTCGCAGGCCGCCGCCGGGCTCGCCGCCTTCCTGTGCGAGCACGCCGCCGAGGGCGAGACGCCGTCGGTCGTGATCGGCTTCGACGGCCGCCGCAACTCGCGGGTGTTCGCCGAGGACTCCGCCGCGATCCTCGCCGGCGCCGGGGTGCGCGCCATCCTGCTGCCGCGGCTGCTGCCGACCCCGGTGCTCGCGTTCGCCGTGCGCCACCTCGGCACCAGCGCGGGCGTGATGGTCACGGCCTCGCACAACCCGCCGAACGACAACGGCTACAAGGTCTACCTCGGCGGCGACGACCATGGCTCGCAGATCGTCTCGCCGACCGATCGCGAGATCGCCGAGCACATCCTCGCGGTGGCCGCGGGCACGCAGGTGCCGCTGCTGCCGCGCGCGGAGTTCGAGACGGCCGACGAGTCGGTCGTCGACGCGTACGTCGAGGCGACGGCCCGGGTCGCGGTGCCGCCGCGCGCGCAGCCGGTCGCCGTCTACACGGCCATGCACGGCGTCGGCTGGGAGACCACCCGGCGCGTGCTGCAGCGGGCCGGGTTCGACGAGCCGGCCCTGGTCGCCGAGCAGATCGATCCCGATCCGGCGTTCCCCACGGTCGCGTTCCCCAACCCGGAGGAACCCGGCGCGATGGACCTCGCGCTCGCGAAGGGCCGCGAGGTCGGCGCCGACCTGGTGATCGCCAACGACCCCGACGCCGACCGCCTCGCCGTCGCGATCCCCGACGCCTCCGCCGACGCGGGCTACCGCCGGCTCACCGGCAACGAGATCGGCCAGCTCCTCGGCTGGCGTCAGGCCGAACTGGCCGCGGACGGCCCGGGCGACGGCGCGCCCGACGGCACGCTCGCGTGCTCGATCGTCTCGTCCCCCGCGCTCGGCGTGATCGCCGAGGCGTACGGGCTCGACTTCCGCGAGACGCTCACGGGCTTCAAGTGGATCTCGCGCGCACCCGACCTCGTCTTCGGCTACGAGGAGGCGCTCGGCTACCTCGTGAACCCCGGCACGGTGCGCGACAAGGACGGCATCTCCGCGGCGGTCGCATTCCTCTCGCTGGCCGCGGAGCTCGCCGCCGAGGGCCGCACGGTCGCCGACCGGCTCGACGAGTTCGCCGACCGCTTCGGCGCGTTCGCCTCGGGCCAGGTCTCGCTGCGGGTCACCGACCTCTCGCGCATCGGCGAGATCATGTCGCGCCTGCGCGCCGACCCGCCCGCGGCGATCGGCGACGTGCGCGTCGAGCGCATCGACGACTTCTCCGACGGCTTCGGCGACCTGCCGCCGAGCGACGTGCTGCGCATCGTGCTGGCGGACGGATCCCGCGTCATGGTGCGCCCGAGCGGCACCGAGCCCAAGCTGAAGGCGTACCTCGACGCGTCCAGCGCGTCGGGTGACGCGGCCGAGCGCCGGGCGACCGCGGCGGCCCGGGTTGCCGCCCTCGACCGCGGCATGCGCGCCCTGATCGGCTGA